The genomic segment AATATCTCTCttagtctctggactatgaatTTTTAATCACATGATGTTTTGAACATTAATCTTCTAGtttcattttcttgtgtatatgAATTAAACATTTGTTGGAAATTTTTTCCTAGCAAAATGTCAGTTCATGTGTCATGAAAATAAATCAATAGTGTTTTTACCTTGTGCCAAGGTGTTTTTCCAGCACCTCTGATTAATATTCATGTCatcttaattttttatataagacTAAGATTCTCTTGGAGAAATCTCTTCGGGCATTCTGAGGTAATTCTTATTCCAATTATTTTagaaaaactcatttttattgaaaaaaccAGCTCCTGAATCAATAAAGGCAACAAAATATTATGTCTTATATTGTTCGTATAACATCTACTGGGATGTATATCGAGAATGAGCTCGTGGttattggattttccacattctGCCATGAATTCCATTTCATTCACCAGTAGTTTCTAAGGTTTGTGTTCCTTGAGAAACTCTAACCCAAGAATTCTTGTTATTTTCTTGGAGTTCTTTTGGTGTTAACTTCCAATTCTCCAATACCAATTGATCTGGTTATTTTCCTAGAATTTTTTTGATTCGAACTTCAAATTCTCTGATATTGATCATACTTTAGTAAGTTTCTGTCATAGGatgttgttccaaatagtatatattattacaaggaaattgatttatttgtcttttaatatcaaatactattttgACTTATCTCCATCCTTACGGAcatctaagttttcctattgtTGAAAAACTCTTTGTTCTCGATTGGACTTCTTGGACAGGGGTTTTCCCCATCTGTTACTCGTTATTCTGTCTCCCTGAAATGATGATCTTCTTGgttccaatctaagactttgtCTTCTTTGTaaaatcggtttgtcttggatctaGATATATGTTTTCTGTATTAAAAAAATCTCGCTTATTTCTAGATAAATTGGCTTaataactttttcaaatatttttggtATTTCAATCAACTCATTTATAATAAAATCtttgaatgatgtgtattagatagatcatataaaatttgaggtaatagaatatggtctattacCATATTTCATCAGTCTTGTTTCtttgaagttctgatgcaatgtcaaATCTCGaatgaaatctcgatctgccaggtttaGGTAATTTTTAGATAAATTACCCCTACAATTTTCCCTGCACGGAGATTCCTTGATATTTTTCCCAGTATTGAATCTTGAATGTTACACATTCGTTTATCGTATATAGGAATATCAATGGGTGAATATATTCTTTCTTTAAAATTATcttttatcataatctggattgaTCTGATATGAATCTAAGACATGGTTCGTGCtacttttattttgaatttttgtaattcctccttaatttcttcagAAATAATTGATTATATCTCCATTCTATTTTACGTAAATTACATTGGATAGTCATTTCTCATttggaaactttatagattagatgatgatTTTTGTTTCTTATGCCAAGatttcctaagaacttttctacatGTCATGCATTGAATCATTGGTACTTTTGTAGGTTAGGATTTTTTCTCATGATATTTTGGACCATTATGGGATATGGTTGTCGActaaaaaaaccaaaaaattcTTCATGTTTTTCGTGTCGAAACATCTCATCTTCAATCAGATTCTGATTTTGTCCTATCAGAATCTTCCTGACTCAATACTTTTTCAACTTCATATGAGGACATATCCTCAAACTGGTATACTTGAACAAGATTTTGGTCATAAAATGCTTCTACAATATCCGGGGTAGGACCAAAGCATTTtattcctcttttttttttttcattttttggacATTTGTTACATCTTTCTTCACATGTCCGGCCATTACAATCTTTAAAACTTTCGTTAGCTCGGGTATGAGATCTTTTCAAAGTTTTCTTCGTATGTGTTCTTCTCGTGCTTCGAGATATACTTGATGCTTGGAGTGACATTCTACTTCATGATGGTCCTTCTTCACTCATATTTGTAAGATCTGTCCTGTTGTCTATACAATACCGTTCTTGGTTTCCAAAAGCTTATTTCGCTTCTTCCACTCTGGCATAAAAATGAGATCCAAATCGCTTCCTTTTCTACCTTTATGGATTACTTctaataattgttggaagatcattttctttacaacacAAATGAGTATGTTTGTTAATATCCCTTAATCGTTCGTAACTCTTTTGTAATACTGGCATCTATCATCATTCTGCCAATTTTTTTTGAGAAAAATGATCTTCATGCCAAAGTATCCGGATTGTCAGGGGCATATTTCCTAATTAGCGTTTATCTCCATGGACTTGGAATTTTGACGAAGAAAAGTTGCTTTGCTATTCGACCCCTGAATTCTATCTATATTTATTGAATATCATAATATATTCATCCACTAAACAaatgtcatgtaattcaagaacATACAAAGTTTGAGTATATTTATTTTCTTCTATGTGTCTTGACCATTGAAATAATCTACCCCTATAAATTGTGCTTTAAATAGGAAGTCATTTTTTCGACTATCTCGTTGAGAGATTCTCCAGTTAGTTGGTTTCTACCGAAGTTATGTCCAATTCAATTTTCATTGATCCCGTAAGATTCATTTCTAAAACTTTAATGGACCATTCTATGTTGAAATCAATTGTTCATGTTGTGATTCTCGTATTCGATGTCTAATAGTCTATGAGATATTCTCCTTTTCTAAATCTAGTACATGAAGATTAAGCATAACTACATAAGGATATATAGGTTCTAAAAAGATtttccatagggtgtttggtgcaagggAGTTTGATTTCTCATTAACCTGGTTCTCGTTGGGTGTGCTTCTCCACCAACATGGAAATCTGTTCGGGGTCATCTCATATTTGTATCATGAGATCTCAAACTTTCTCTTGGTGGTTCATGAGAAGATGACTAGGTTATTGTGGGTTGTTCATGCTAGCTGTGTTCATCTTTAGGTACAAATCTGAGATTTGTAAAAGATTCTGCAAAGTCTTGGAGATCTTCTAGACCAATTCTTTCTAAATTTATCATCATATTAATATCTTCTCTGAGACATTTTTAATTTGATCGATAAATTTTCTTTGTCAGTTaaaggttttggcatcaccttGGTCATCTCTCTTTGATGTAATAAGAGTTCGGTAACAAAGGATTGTAGTAACCTTCATACCGAAGTCCTTTTACTAGAATTTGTTCGTTGTTCTAGAGTTTGGATTCCTGTTTGAACatcatttaatgttacaagaattttttcttgtttttaaaGGATTTTTTTCCATCTTTTGTGGTACATAATATAACATATTGTCTTAATTATTTACCTTTTTTGGATTTTTCTAAGATCTCTGCAGATTTTGTAGAAATTTGGTACTATTTTCAGGAACTTATTAGACCAAATCATAATTTTACCTTTAGATTTTGATAAGTTCCACTTTGCTCCTAATATCTAACATTTGTTATGTTTcttgttttaaatatttcaaaatattggAATAAGCCCTGAAATAATTAATCTCGAGCATGGGTTCAAATCCATATTATTTGAGAAAATTCTCCTCTTCAAACATTTAATTACtcgataaaataatattttgcatatttgaaataattttacctAGATTCGATATCATTTCTGACCAGTAAATTAATCAACTAAAATCAACAAATAATgatatttttgtcatttttattgttttaggATGATTCAACAAAgtttttttttgggtttagGGTTCTTCGGTAAATTAATGTTTTGGTTTGgggatttattttcaatttaccCATAAAACAATGAGTTAATGCAATTCTTGCAAAACATACTAATAAGGTAAATAACACCGACAAATTTTGGATTATTCTATGTTACACTTGGATCATTTCTCTCCACTCAATGATATAATGAAATGTTAGTTCTTCgatcatcaacatatatgtcAATCTAATTAAGAAGAATAATCTCAAATTCTATTAGACAGGCTACTAGTTCGAGAAAATATTTGTAAAATGAATCGAACTATTAGTCAAACTCTCAAGAATTAACATGTTAGTTTGTTtcacatcttttttttttaatatgagaAAGAAAAGTACAACTTAAAATGTCGAACTCAAGATATCGTTTTGTTGGGACGTTTTTTGTGACCACTTAAAATACTCGATAAACTAAATACATTCATGAAATACTGTCCATAAAATGAACTCTAAACTCAGCCAAACATGTTTAAATGGCAAAATTGCATAActgatttaattattaaatccaATATCAACAAAGATTTCAAGAAAAAGGAGTTTGCTACACCCCAATTTGAAATGGAAATTAGAAACTTTACCAACACACTCATCTAAACAGCAGGCATCACATATCGCAGCAAACAGTATTATCGCAACATTAATGTTCTTAGGTTTGGTTCTTTCGACCAAGAAAAAAGACTTGGTATTGCTCCGGGTTTGGGCCAATTCAAGATATCATACAAGCACAATTCCTATGAATTAGAATCAGGGCCAGCTGGTTTAGAGTTGAGAAGCGGCTGCAAAGCTTTGACGACGATAGTCATATTCGGCCGGAAGTCGGCTTCGTATTGCACACAAAGGGCTGCAACAGCTGCCATCTGATAAAAATCATAAAGATAAGAAATCAAAGAAGATTTCAAATCATAAATCTGTTTCTGATGTATGTAGTACACTAGACTAAAACCTTTGCAATGGCCTTTGGTGGATAATCATTGTTTAGCTTGGGATCAACACATTGCTTCACTTTATCTTCACTAAGTCTTGGAGTAGCCTGAAGAAAATCAGATTAATAAGTTGGAGTTATTATAAGATCGATTAGATTGTAAGAGACAAATTTTGTTTAGCTccaaaaaagggaaaaaaaagaaGACAAAACTGTACCCATGTAACGAGACTTTGTTGTCCTTTAGGCATTGTGTGGTCTACTGGTTTTCTCCCAGTCAGAAGTTCTAAGAGAACCACCCCAAAGCTATATACATCGCTTTTCTGAGTTATTTGTCCCGTCATGGCATACCTTTAGCATCATATTATATAtcttaaaacttcaagaaaaatTCAGTCGTTTCTACTACGGATATTTAAAGATTTGGGACAGCATGAACAGTATACATCTATAGTGTTCATGATGGAGGAACAATTCGGTGGTGACTCAACGAAATCTTTTTGGCTTTTCCTGAATTGATCACTCTTCCTATGAACATTCTTTCTTGTTTTCCAGTGGTATCTTATTTAGATTCTTTACAACTAGAATTTCTCTTATAAACAAAGTTGTTCTTCGACCACTATCACGCATATAAAAAGCATGTGCTTGGGCTTTGTATTGGTATGAAATGATTCAGTATTAACTTACTCTGGAGCATGGTAGCCAAACGTTCCGAGGACTCGAGTTGAATGCAGTCGAGCGGCTGTATCTGATGACTGGTTTGTCAAGCAAAAATCAGCAATCTTGGCTACAAAATCATCAAAAAGAAGCACATTGCTGGATCTAACATCACGGTGGACAATTGAAGGCTGGCATTTCTCATGCAGATATTCGATGCCCCTTGCGGCTCCATGAGCAATCTTCACTCTCTGGTTCCAGGTCAAAACTGGACCAGGTTCTGCCCCTTGCACCCCTTTCCGACCTGTAACGTAACAGGGCAACGGTCAAATTAATTCTTCATTAAAATCTAGAATAGACATACTTCGACTTACCATGTAAAACATCATGTAAAGAACCCATTGTGGCATACTCGTATGCCAAGATTCGATTGTTTGCTTCAAGACAGTACCCAAGCAGCCCCGCGAAATGTTCGTTCTTGAGCCTCGAAACCAAGGATAACTGGATGCAACAGATTATTTTAGGCAAAAAATCACCATTAATATTGCATACAAGTGCAAAAGCAGGGAAAAAAATCGAAGTGCTATATTCAAATACCTGAGCTATAAAATCAGATTCGGGCTCTGGTGCTGAAGTGGTATCAAGCTTTTTGATTGCTGCTTGCTGCCCACTTCTTAACTTTGCGTAAAAAACTCGACCATACGAGCCCTCACCAATCAGCGATTTGGTTCCAAAATTGCCAGTCAATCTATTTAGTTCATCCAATGACAGTGCTGGAGTCTCAATAGGTAAAACTTTCTGAGGTGCTCCATTTCTTGCAGCAGAAATTCTTGGCTCTCCTCTCTCGCTACCTTAAAAAATGGAAGCAAAAACAACCGCTACAATGATCACAGATTTTCAGAAGATAAGCATGATAAAATTtcatttaaatcattatataaGAATAAGATTGCCTGTAATTCATCATGATATATAAACGAGAAGAGATTAAGAGAGCGTCAAAATGTATACCTCCAGTATTTGTGCCACCGGGATATGGATTTCCGGATTTAGGCGGGGCCGTATATTGGTTTGCCGGAGGACCACTGAAACTTTCCTCTTCTGCACCTCCACAGCACAACATCCTTCAATCTTGGAAGGCACAGCCACACAAATACTAGAAACCTTAATTACAATTTTGCAACTGTCTGAGAATTTTTGCTGCAACAAGAAAATATATGAGATCATCATCAGATATTGTCCTATGcagattcaaataaaaaatcgaAATTAAATAAACCCAATGGACATGGATTTAACAGAAAATAACAGATAATATATTGGTGCCTAAAAATGTTATATCAAAGACTTTCTTGAAAAAAGAATTAAAGCAAAAACAAATATAAATTAACATTTCAGAAAATTTATATGTAATTCAATTAAAGCCCGGGATCCCATAAATGTTCCAGAAATATGAAAACGAAAACTTACAAAATAAACCAAATTCAGACTTTCAAGAATGAAGAAATGTCTCTGCTTTTTTCTTGAATCTTTTGTGTAGGATAAATTAAAGGCATGTGGAAGCTTTGAATCCGATGTTGAGTTTTGCTGGAAACTCGCATGCAGAAGTCATTTTAACCGCTAATAACAACACCCAACCTACTACTTACGTGCATGCCTTAATATTGCACgtctaataaataaataaacccaTTCATTCAGAATATCTGTAGTATAATTTTATTGGACCCACCATCGTTCACAATGATTCTTCAATAAAATAACCATGAATTACTCATTTTTCTTCTCTACGTTTATGCTTTAAGATCGTTCCATCGAATCAGCTTTTGGCGAATCTAAGAAATAATAAGCATATGGATTTCACATAATTATACTTCTTTGTTTTACGACAATTGTTAATGATAGACTAGGTGTTCAGTAAGCCAAATTTGTGGTATGagttttattgacttttatgtaaaataatctttattttaataatattttatggttttatCTAATTATGATATTTAACTTTATTTGTATATCAATGCAAGGTGCATAGATAAAATCATTGAATATATAATAAGTATCATGAGGTCTGCCTCTCAACGTAAGATCATTGTAccatatattctaaacatgtttcTAGTCAAATCACCCGcttaaaataagaataaatgtcgCTTTAGCTTGAGattagcatatgtgatgtaatGTCATGTTTGATTGGTAAAGACATGAAGATGTTCATTCATACAGATggatgatcatatgatgatgcacttaACAATCTTTCTTCAGactgtccaagtggttatcacttatcgagttGAATAATCTGTAGTTATGCTTTtataccattagtcctttgattCGGGATAACGTAGAGGCTCTACGTACTAATACGCACTTTGATTTGCTTACTGACTTCATTGAGGGTCATCAAGTGGTGAGGTtaggtgtagtttcgaaatacataggagcaaatgcattgtagtcgtaGATTCACCATTTACCTACGGGTGAAGATAttttatgtgatctgatgagttaatagtgtaGGGAATATCTGTTTATAGTAAGAAATGTGTATTATGGAAATGTGTTTCCTCAGTTGCACATATCATATCACTGTTATTAGTCAAGATACATCACATCTttataaaatattcaaatgcaactctcgatatacaaTTTATTGCAGATTTGAccaggatatatgagttgaagggacggTATTGTACGCTAGTCATAACTTAATGTTCTTGCAGATGTTATCAATGATATCTAGGGGAACATTGGCAAAACTACTagatgctcttaccatgatccgatgagtGCAATCAGAATTGAGTTATGACATTTTTGATCGAGaatttgatgaaaagaatgaagcTAATTAAAGTAAGCtcaaataagaataaatattattttgtatcacAAGAAGTTTTGAACTCATGGTTAGTTGTATCTCTGAACTATTGAaagtcacacaagtatcggatttTGTGTTTGTTTAGATAGTCaagttcaaagagttgaatttggcGACTGTattttgatggagatcaaacaaatAGCTTATAAAGAAGTTTATAAATTGATTCTGTATATTGAAAGTTGTGGAAGTTAGCTTAACTGCTAATTAAGTGAGGAGAGTGGAACTGTCTGTTTTGGTAAAGAAGTTCACAAAACTGACGGCTGTCAAAAATGGATAAGTAATATTGTCTATGACTATGGTATTGATAGTTTAAATTGGTGTGGATATTACTACGTTTTGTTGTTAAATATTCAACTTTGGTTGTACAGCTGCTCGTACTTGCAAATATGCTAGTTACCCAGTTTACTTTTTAATTTATGTGATTTAAATCATCTACTGTATTGAAAACACCGCTTGGTGCACTTGGTGCTGTGCACtttttacacgagatgatcACATGATCATCTCGTTTAATCTAacaactttttaaatttatcttataTTGTGTGATGTCCACAAGATGATCATATGATCATATCGTGTAAAAATGCACAACATCAATTGCTGTATTTTCAACACAGTAAAGGATCCAAATCCTAATTTTTGAGCATTCAACTAGAATTGTCAAAAAGAACTATTGGGGTTGGACGGCTCCATTAAGAGTGGAAAAATTGTCAATCTAATTCGCTTATTTGAAGGATTCGGATTGACCCAACAGACCTAGTCAGTTTTTAGTTATATTTCGTCTATTTGGCAGGGCGAGGCGACCCGCGGAGAGCCAATTTTGACGATTCTACATTCAACTGTGATTGATGAAGGGTATTAAGCATAAGGCGATACTTTTCTACAAGATATTTATAGGTGGAATGAATAAAAAGACCTTTGTCTAATGATGTTGGTATGTTAATTTATAATGAATGCATTTGTAAAACCCTAGATTTGACGGCTATCCCCAATGTATCAATACGAGTCTTTTTAACACGCTGATGTTATCACTTACACGCTTCATGAGAAAGTTCATTTGGGGTTGTTCATCCAGAATTGCATCAATCAAGCACTCATAACTTTAAAGTTTTACAGTTATAAACTCCCCAAAATAAGATGCACGTTTctgatataaataatatatattaaatattttattcctcTCATTCTGGTATGAGATCCATTTATTCATGCTCCACCTTGCCCAATAATTGGTTGAGATTTTTATCATTCATGTATTAACTAGCCATATTGCAGGTCATGTACTG from the Primulina eburnea isolate SZY01 chromosome 3, ASM2296580v1, whole genome shotgun sequence genome contains:
- the LOC140827109 gene encoding probable protein kinase At2g41970 — encoded protein: MLCCGGAEEESFSGPPANQYTAPPKSGNPYPGGTNTGGSERGEPRISAARNGAPQKVLPIETPALSLDELNRLTGNFGTKSLIGEGSYGRVFYAKLRSGQQAAIKKLDTTSAPEPESDFIAQLSLVSRLKNEHFAGLLGYCLEANNRILAYEYATMGSLHDVLHGRKGVQGAEPGPVLTWNQRVKIAHGAARGIEYLHEKCQPSIVHRDVRSSNVLLFDDFVAKIADFCLTNQSSDTAARLHSTRVLGTFGYHAPEYAMTGQITQKSDVYSFGVVLLELLTGRKPVDHTMPKGQQSLVTWATPRLSEDKVKQCVDPKLNNDYPPKAIAKMAAVAALCVQYEADFRPNMTIVVKALQPLLNSKPAGPDSNS